TGATTAAAATTTTATTCCAATATTCAATTAAACTATTGAAATATTGTTCCATGAGAGTTATAATAAGTAAAACACGCCTGTAAAGGTTTTCAATTATAAGAACATTCTAAAAGATATATTATAAGTAACATCAAGTGGAAATGATTAATTAGGAGGGGCAAATATGCCTGATAAGAACAATATATTACTAAAACTCCGTGAAATGAAAGATAATCTTACCCCAGTTGAAAGAAAAATAGCTGACTATATACTTGAAAATACTTCACAAATTCCTCGCCTTTCAATTAAAATGTTAGCAACAAAAAGTAAAACAAGTGATGCTTCTGTTATAAGGTTTTGCAAAAGTATGGGTTGTGATGGTTATAGAGATTTAGTAGTAAGTATTTCCGGATCACTAGGATCAGCGGATGAAGCGCAAGCTGAACAGTATACTGACATATTGCCTGGTAATGATATAAATACAATTATAAACAATATTTCAATGAATAACTGCAAATCCATCCAAGATACATTAAGTGTCATTAATCGCGATGAGATTGCAAAGGCGGTAGAACTTTTAAGAAAAACACAAAAGATTGACTTTTATGGTGTAGGTGCTTCAGGACTTGTATGTATGGATGCCCAACAAAAATTTATGCGTATCAATAAGATGTGCCATGCTTATACCGATGGTCACAGTCAATTAACTGCCAGTGTACTTCTTGAAAGTAGTGATGTAGTTGTAATCATATCTAATTCGGGGAGTACCAATGAAATTTTGGAGGCCCTTGAAATTGCAAAGGATTCTGGTGCGCCTGTCATAGCAATAACTCGCTACAATAAGAGTGAGCTGGCTAAAAAAGCTGATGTTGTGCTTTTTATTTCAACGCCAGAAATTACTATGCGAAGTGGGGCTATGGGATCTAGAATCGCAATGCTTAATGTAATAGACATACTCTTTGCAGGTGTAGCAAGTGCAGAATATAGTAATGTGAAGAAATATCTTAGCAAAACACATAATATTCTAAATAGTAAACATCGAAAATGAACGTAGTCCACTAGTGGTTCTTATATTGTAACAACCATTAGTACTATTGTAGAATATTATTCTGTCACGTATGAAATAAAATACCGAAATTATATTTTATAATTAAATATAATTTTGTTTAAAATGAAATTTATTTTACTTTTATATATAATATTAAAATGTAAGGTAAAAATTTATATTTTTTAGGGGGATATTATTATGAGAAGAACCAGATGTATTATTGGAATGTTATTAACAATGACAATTGTATCTTCTACATTTGTAGGTTGCGGTAAAAAAGCAACAGAAACTGTAGTTAAAGATGCAATGGCAAAAGACACAATTACAGCATTACTTCCACCGGTTTCTCCAACTTATCAAAAGAACTTTGACCAAATGACTAAAGATTTTAACACAAAGTATCCAAACCTAACACTAAAAATTGAACCAGCTAGTTGGGAAGATATGACCCAGAAACTAGATGTTCAAGTTAATGCAGGTAGCCCTCCAGATATTGCATTTATAGGTTCAGATGGAGTATCCAAATATGTGGATTCTGGTCTGATTATGGATATCAGCAAAGAGGCCAAGCCTGAAATGTTAAGTGATTTTGATGCAGGTCCTCTTGAATATATGAAAAACGGTACAGGTCTTTATGGATTCCCTGCATACATGGAAATTCACTGTTTAGGCGGAAACAAACAATTTTTAGAAGCAGCTGGTATCGACTGGAAATCTATTCAAAAAAATGGTTGGACCTTTGATCAGTTTAGAGAAGCAATTAAAAAGGGTGTTGTAAAGGAAGGTACTGCTACCTCTCGTTATGGTTTCGTATTTGCTGCTGCCGGCGTTGCATCTAAGGATTACTTAGGAGTACTTGTTAAGGAAGCAGGAATGCCTTCTGCATTCACAAAAGATCTAAAATATGCTTACACAAGTAAAAATTACTTAGAAGTTCTTAAGGGTATAAGAACCCTTATAGATGATGGTTCAATGCCTAAAGAACTAAGCTCAGTAGACGCAGGTAAGCGTTGGAATATGTTCCTAACAGGACAGACAATGATTACAGGTAAGGGCCTGGCTGTATTTGAGAATTCCGCTAATAAAAACAATAAAAAAATAGCTGACAAGGATGCCAGTGCCGTAAAAAATAGCATAAATGTTGATTATATAGTTCTTCCAGTTCCAACCTTCCTTGGTGAAAAACAACAAGCTGCTGCTGCCGTAGATGGATATGTAACCTTCCGTGGTAAAACAGCTCCAACACCAGAACATGTTGCAAATGTTGTTAAGGCTGCTTATTTCTTAGCTTCAGGGTCAGTTGCAGCACAGACGAATAATGACTTATTTGTAGCACAGATCACAAAAAGTTCAAGAGATGCTGCAAAAGACATGACTACTACTAGAAATGCAGATAACGCCACTGCAGTAGAAACACTAATTAAGCAAGCTGTTATAGCACGCCCAGACATTACTTCAGAGCTTGGTGCAAAAGCTATTAAACTTGAAAACGAAGTAATAATTCCAAAACTTCAAGCTCTACTTGCTAATGAAATCACTCCTCAGCAAATGTTTGATGCAGTTAAGGCTGCAGCAATAGTAACATTTGGTGATAGTGGTGTTGTAAAAGATTAGTTATAAATCATAATATATCCCGCTTATTAAGGATTGGGCGGGATATGTTTTTATAAACAGAATTTAAACAGTCTAAGTTAATAATTGCTCTAAAATAGGTTTCGCAGGAGGAGATTATGAAGGTTATAATAAATAAACCAGTAATAATTAGAAATAAGAAAAAGACTAAAATAAAAGGAGATCATGTTTGGGGATATGTTTTTATTATAGTTGCATTGATAACATTCAGCATGTTTACGCTGTATCCAGTAATTAGTGCATTTATTATTAGCTTTCAGAAATTTAAACCTTTAGGCTCAGTCTGGGTTGGTTTAGATAATTATTCAGGACTATTTAAGGATAAATTATTTGGCAAAGCAATACTTAATACTGTAATTTACACTATATTTGCTGTTCCTGTTGCACTAGTTGTTTCTTTTACTATTGCACTTTTAATATTCCCACTTAGAAAATGGATGCAGACTATGTTTAAGGCCATCTATTATCTACCTGCAGTGGCTTCAGGTGTTTCGTTATCCGTGGTTTGGCTATGGATTTATGACCCACTACCAGCAGGTTTATTCAATAAATTAATAGGATTTTTAGGAATACCTAACCAAAATTGGCTTGGTTCAAGTAAAACAGCCATGTTGTCACTACTAGTAATGTCTTGGCTTTCAAGTCATGGTACAAGCATTATTATATATATTGCTGCATTACTTGGCATTCCAGACAGCTATTTTGAAGCTGCAGACTTAGATGGAGCAACATTTTTAGAAAAAATTAGATATATTATAGTTCCTCTTTTAAAGCCAACAACACTTTTTTTACTGGTAACAGGAATAATAGGTTCTTTCCAGGTATTTATGAACGCCTATATGATGACCGGAGGTGGGCCAGACAATGCAACTACAATGGTTGGTCTACTAATTTTTAACAATGCATTCAAATACTCGAATTTTGGTGTAGCCGCAGCACAATCATTGGTACTCGCAGTTATAATTGCGATTATTTCCATATTCCAGTTTAAATTCTTAGGCGATGATATTGAATACTAAGTGAAAGGGAGGTCATTCTAAATGTCTTTATATAATGGTTATAAAAAACATAAGAAAAGTGCGAAAATTGGCAGAGTGGTATCAATAATTATACTATTTATGTTTGCAATTGTTACACTTTTTCCTATATACTTCATGATTATTTCATCTTTTGGAGATCCCGTTGAAGCCGGTGCTATGAGCTACTCACTATTGCCACAAAAGTTAACACTTGATTCCTACAAGTTTTTCTTTAATTTTAGTAAGTACTCCTACAGATGGCTTTTAAATTCACTAGTAGTAGCCTCAACAATAACTGTATCTAACGTTATCTTTGCAGGTATGGCTGGATATGCCTTCGCAAAAATTAAATTTCCTGGAAGCAAATTTGTATTTTCTATGCTTCTTTGCTCAATGATGGTACCATATCAAGTTACGCAGATACCTCTTTACATTCTTGTTGTAAATACTTTTAAAATGTCAAATACATACTCAGCTCTAATTCTTCCAGGGTTATGTGGTGTGTTTAACATATTTCTTGCAAAACAATTTATGTCCACATTACCAAAAGAAATTATAGAAAGTGCAAAGATTGATGGTTGCAATCAGTTGCAAATCTTCATTAAAATTATACTTCCTCTTTCAAAAACTATTTTAGCTGTAATGGCTATACTTACATTTATGGATAGTTGGAATTCTTTCTTTTGGCCATTCCTCGTTACAAAAACAATGGATATGCAGACAATTCAAGTAGGACTTAAAAACTTCCGTTTTGCAAACACCACTTATTTTGCACCAATGATGGCTGGGGCAACAATTTCAGCGCTGCCCATGTTCATACTTTTCTTCTGTTTACAGAAGTATTTCTTAGAGGGTGTAACAGTAGGAGCAGTTAAAGGTTAATAATTCAATTTTCTTAATTTATAATAGGAGGAAAACTATGGCAGATATGCTTGTTAAATTATACAATTTGAAATCTGAGGATAATCTAGAAGAACTTTATAGTAAAGGGGTAACTTTAAGAAGGGCTTTACCTCCAGAGAAGTATCGTGTTATTTCATGGGTTAAGGATAAGTTTGGAGATCATTGGGCAAGTGAATGCGATGTAGCATTTTCAAACAAACCTGTGACCTGTTATATAGCTATTAAAAATAAAGAAATAATTGGGTTTGCCTGCTATGAGGCAACTTGCAGGGATTTCTTTGGACCTACTGGTGTGGATAATGAGTTTAGAGCACAAGGAATAGGAAAAGCTCTCCTGATTAAATCCCTAGTTGCCATGAAAGAAATGGGGTATGGGTATGCAATAATAGGTGGTGCAGGACCTACAGAATTTTATGAAAAAGCTGTCCAAGCAGAAGTAATAGAAGGCTCAATCCCTGGTATATATGAGGGTCTGCTTTAATAACGAAAGGAATAATGTAGTATGATTGTTAATTTTGATGATAAATATACAGATGGCATAATAAAGCTGTGGAATACTGTAGCCGTAAAAGATGGATACGTGGAATTAAACCATAAAAATTTTGAGAGTTTTTTTACAAATAATCCATATTTTAAATCAGAAAATACTTTCATATTGCACCGCGATGGCATCGATGGCTTCGCTTGCGGCTGCACAGGCGACGATTTACCTCTAGGCGATACTTCAGGATATATAACTTGTATTATTTTATCAACTGAAGCGCAAACATTAAGTAATTTTCTAAATCTAACGAATGCCTTAGAAATTTCATTTAAAAAACAAGGTAAAAAACAATCTGAAGTACTTTTTTTTAATCCTATGATGCTACCTTGGTATATTCCAAATACACAGAAACACCAACATAATAATGCTCCAGGTGCTCCAATAGATGGCTATTTTTATAAGTTTTTACTAGAAGCGGGGTATATGGAGCGTACTCGTGAATGTGCAATGTATATGAATCTTAAGGAATTTAAATTACCAGAAGACATTCTAAAAAAAGAGAGAAAGTTATTAGACCTCAATTATGAGGTGAATTTGTTTGATAGTGACCGACATTTCGGAGTAAAAGAAATGCTGAAGGGATTAAACAACCCACTTTGGAAACAAGAAGTTTCTAACTGTACAGGAAATGGTATACCAATCATTATTGCAGCTAAAAACAGAGAGGTTGTTGGATTTGCTGGTCCAGTTATAAGGCAGGAAACCGGTCGTGGTTATTTTGCTGGAATAGGGGTACAGAAAGAGCACGAGGGTCATGGGCTAGGGAGTGTTTTGTTTTTCAAATTGTGTGAAGCACTTAAAAATATTAATGCTGAATATATGTCGTTGTATACAGGACTTAGTAATCCAGCGATTAAAATATATAAAAAGGCAGGGTTTATTCCTGTTAGAGAGTTTGCAGTAATGCGAAAGGAGCTTTAAAAATGAAGGAACAAAAAATCACCATTCTTGCTATCGGAGGTCATGTAGGGGATATGGAACTTACAGCTGGTGGAATACTTTCAACTCATGCATTAAAAGGTGATAACATAGTTACATTGGCTCTTACGGCTGGAGAAAAAGGTGCTCCAGAAAATATGGACCTGGCAGATTACCGCAGTCAAAAGGTGAGAGAAGCAGAAACCTTCGCCAAGATGCTTGGTGGAAGAGCTATTGTGTTTGATTATCCTGACGGAGAACTTCCTGATAATGAGCAAGTTCAGTTCGAGGTTTGTGATGTGATTCGGGAAGTAAAACCTAACGTTATTATCACACATTTTAAAAATAGCATGCACAAAGATCATATGACTACCAATAAAATAGTCAACAATGCTCGCTTTTACGCAGGCAATAAATTTTTTGTTCGTAAAAACCCTAGTTTTTTCGCCTCAAAATTATATTTTGCTGAAAACTGGGAAGATGCCGTTGACTTTAAACCTTATGTCTATGTTGATATCTCCATGGGCTTTGAGCTATGGCAAAAGGCTGTGGCGTCGCATTGGTTTGTTACAGGTAGCAAGTCCTTCCCATATCTTGAATATTATACTCACCTAAGTCGTGTTCGTGGTATTGAAGCTCACATAGGCCGTGCTGAATGTTTTTCAGTTCCAGAGGAAACCATGAAACTTATTAAAGATACCCTTTAATGGAGGATAGTAATGAAAATAGTGGTCAATAACGGAATAGATAACTTGGAAAAATATGCAGAGATTTTTAAAGGAAAAAGATTAGGATTAATTACAGGTCCAACTGGTGTTAATAAAAAGCTAGTATCAACAATTGATATTTTGCATGAAAAATATAATTTAGTAGCCTTATATTCTCCCGAACATGGAGTTCGCGGAGACATACAAGCAGGGGTAAAAGTCGATGACTATGTAGACCCTTCTACAGGAATACCAGTTTATAGCCTATATGGAGATAAAAAGAAGATAACAAAAGAAATGCTAAGTAATATTGATTTACTAGTATTTGATATACAAGATGTAGGAGTAAGGTTTTATACTTACTTATATACACTTACTTACGCGATGGAAAGTTGTAATGAGAATGGTAAACCCATAGTTGTACTTGACAGAATAAATCCATTGGGTGGTAATATAGTGCAGGGAAATATGTTAGAATTGGGTTTTGAATCATTTGTTGGTAAATACCCTATTCCTACGCGATATGGATTAACAATAGGAGAGTTTGCACTATATATAAATTCAAAGTTTGAAATTAATGCTGACTTAACTGTTGTACCTTGCACTGGATGGTCTAGAGATTTGTATTATGACCAAACAGATTTAGTGTGGGTTCAGCCATCTCCCAATATTCCTACAATTGATAGTGCATTTATCTATAGTGGAACCTGCATCTTTGAAGGAACTAATTTATCAGAAGGTAGGGGGACCACAAAACCTTTTGAAATCATTGGAGCACCTTGGCTTAATAACAAAAAATTAATAGAGATTATGAATTTAAAAAATTACCAAGGGGTTATGTTTAGAGAAGTGTATTTTACACCTACTTTTTCAAAACATGTGAATATTCTTTGCTCTGGTATACAAATTCATGTTACTGATAGAGATAAATTTAATCCTTTTAAATTATCACTAGATATTTTATTAGAAATAAAAGCTATGCATAATAGAGAATTTGATTATATTCTTCCGTATGCAAGTGGTGCTCAGCCATTTATAAATTTAATAACAGGGTCAGATAAAGTTATGAATCATAAGGGATCCTTAGATGAATTGTTTGGCAAAATGAATGTAAATTTTTATGAATATCTAATAGAAAAAAAATTATATAAATTATATTGAGGAGAATTATAAAAAGGAGATAGATATGAGTACAAAACTAAATGAACTAACCTTAGATCAAAAGATTGGTCAATTACTCCTAGTAGGGTTTCCTAGGTCGGTATTAAATGAGGATTTTAAAGAGTTAATTAAAAATTACCATATTGGAAATGTCATCGTATTTCAAAGGAATATTAAAGATTCCTTGCAGCTTGCGGGGTTAGATAATAGTATTCAGAAATTAATGGATAAACATAATAGTGTTCCTGCATTTATAGGTATTGATCAAGAAGGGGGTATGGTCACAAGACTGTTTAAAAAAGCAACATTTTTTCCAGGCAATATGGCAATTGCTGCTGGGATTCCCTGGGAAGAAGCTTTCGAACTAGGAGCTGCTGTAGGGGAGGAACTACATGATGTGGGAGTAAACATGAATTTTGCGCCTGTACTGGATGTGAATAATAATCCTGGAAATCCAGTTATTGGTGTTAGATCCTATGGGGATAGTCCAGAGCGGGTAGCTCAGTATGGGAAGCATTTATATAAAGGGCTTCAATCAGAAAAAGTATTGAGTTGTGGAAAACACTTTCCAGGTCATGGTAATACAAATGTAGATTCTCATTTTGGAATACCAATAATATCAAGTGATTTATCAGAGCTGAAAAAAGTAGAGCTTGTCCCATTTATTGAAGCTATTAATAGTGGTATAGATGGAATCATGACATCCCACATTTTATTCTCTGCCCTTGAAAAAAATAATTTGCCTGCTACACTATCTAAGACTATTCTAACAGGATTATTAAAAGAAGAGCTAGGCTTTAAGGGGCTTGTAATCACAGACTGCATGGAAATGAAAGCTATCAATGACAACTATGGTATAGAAGATGCTGTAATAAAAGCATTGAATGCAGGAGCTGACCTTTTGTGTATATCTCATACAAAAGAACTTCAAATTGGAGCATTTAATGCTATTAAAAAAGCTGTTGAAGCTGGAATTATATCCAATGAGTCATTAGATTCTAAAGTTGAAAAGATTCTATATTTTAAAGAAAAGTACGATTTGTATAATTGGAGAAATTTAAGTGGCAAAATAAATGAAGAACAGCTTAAAAGGCATTCTAAATTAGCTGCGGCTATAAGTGAGAAAAGCATAACTTTAATAAAAGACCAAAAATTATTACTTCCTTTAAAAAATGAAGGCTTAATTTCAATAACGCCGATTTCGCAGGCTACATCTATTGCAGATGATGAAATAGAAAAAGCTAATTTAGGCAAAGTTTTAGAAAGTGAGATAGGTTGTGAGTATATTAATTATGATCTAAAGGAAATAGATGAAGATTATATAATATCAAAGGTTTCAAATAAAAAAACTATCGTTTTTGGAAGCTATAACATGAACCTTAACAAATCACAAAAAAACTTATTAAACAGATTAATAGCGAGTGGGAAAGATATTGTTTTAGTCGCACTCAGAAACCCCTATGATATTTCAGATTATATAAATGAAATATCAACAATCTTATGTACTTATGAATACACTAAACTTTCAGTTAGTAGTTTAGTTAAGGTATTAAAAGGTGAAATAAGCTCTAAAGGAAGATTACCTATAAAAGTAGAAAATTATTAGTAGTTTAAAATATATTAAAGTCATGGAGGTGGCAATTTATTTGCAGTTGGATTAATGTCAGGGACGTCACTTGATGGTATAGATGCTGCTTTGGTTGAGATAAATGGCAATTATACAGATACTGTGGTTAATTTAATTGGCTATATAAATATCAAAATGCCCAGTAGTATTAAAGAAGAAATAAAAACTGCATTCAGTATAGAAGATTCCTCTTCTATACTTGTATGTAGTTTAAATTTTAAACTTGGTTACTTGTTTAGTAGTGCGGTTAA
This DNA window, taken from Clostridium estertheticum, encodes the following:
- a CDS encoding MurR/RpiR family transcriptional regulator, whose translation is MPDKNNILLKLREMKDNLTPVERKIADYILENTSQIPRLSIKMLATKSKTSDASVIRFCKSMGCDGYRDLVVSISGSLGSADEAQAEQYTDILPGNDINTIINNISMNNCKSIQDTLSVINRDEIAKAVELLRKTQKIDFYGVGASGLVCMDAQQKFMRINKMCHAYTDGHSQLTASVLLESSDVVVIISNSGSTNEILEALEIAKDSGAPVIAITRYNKSELAKKADVVLFISTPEITMRSGAMGSRIAMLNVIDILFAGVASAEYSNVKKYLSKTHNILNSKHRK
- a CDS encoding ABC transporter substrate-binding protein — its product is MRRTRCIIGMLLTMTIVSSTFVGCGKKATETVVKDAMAKDTITALLPPVSPTYQKNFDQMTKDFNTKYPNLTLKIEPASWEDMTQKLDVQVNAGSPPDIAFIGSDGVSKYVDSGLIMDISKEAKPEMLSDFDAGPLEYMKNGTGLYGFPAYMEIHCLGGNKQFLEAAGIDWKSIQKNGWTFDQFREAIKKGVVKEGTATSRYGFVFAAAGVASKDYLGVLVKEAGMPSAFTKDLKYAYTSKNYLEVLKGIRTLIDDGSMPKELSSVDAGKRWNMFLTGQTMITGKGLAVFENSANKNNKKIADKDASAVKNSINVDYIVLPVPTFLGEKQQAAAAVDGYVTFRGKTAPTPEHVANVVKAAYFLASGSVAAQTNNDLFVAQITKSSRDAAKDMTTTRNADNATAVETLIKQAVIARPDITSELGAKAIKLENEVIIPKLQALLANEITPQQMFDAVKAAAIVTFGDSGVVKD
- a CDS encoding carbohydrate ABC transporter permease, translating into MKVIINKPVIIRNKKKTKIKGDHVWGYVFIIVALITFSMFTLYPVISAFIISFQKFKPLGSVWVGLDNYSGLFKDKLFGKAILNTVIYTIFAVPVALVVSFTIALLIFPLRKWMQTMFKAIYYLPAVASGVSLSVVWLWIYDPLPAGLFNKLIGFLGIPNQNWLGSSKTAMLSLLVMSWLSSHGTSIIIYIAALLGIPDSYFEAADLDGATFLEKIRYIIVPLLKPTTLFLLVTGIIGSFQVFMNAYMMTGGGPDNATTMVGLLIFNNAFKYSNFGVAAAQSLVLAVIIAIISIFQFKFLGDDIEY
- a CDS encoding carbohydrate ABC transporter permease, translated to MSLYNGYKKHKKSAKIGRVVSIIILFMFAIVTLFPIYFMIISSFGDPVEAGAMSYSLLPQKLTLDSYKFFFNFSKYSYRWLLNSLVVASTITVSNVIFAGMAGYAFAKIKFPGSKFVFSMLLCSMMVPYQVTQIPLYILVVNTFKMSNTYSALILPGLCGVFNIFLAKQFMSTLPKEIIESAKIDGCNQLQIFIKIILPLSKTILAVMAILTFMDSWNSFFWPFLVTKTMDMQTIQVGLKNFRFANTTYFAPMMAGATISALPMFILFFCLQKYFLEGVTVGAVKG
- a CDS encoding GNAT family N-acetyltransferase, which gives rise to MADMLVKLYNLKSEDNLEELYSKGVTLRRALPPEKYRVISWVKDKFGDHWASECDVAFSNKPVTCYIAIKNKEIIGFACYEATCRDFFGPTGVDNEFRAQGIGKALLIKSLVAMKEMGYGYAIIGGAGPTEFYEKAVQAEVIEGSIPGIYEGLL
- a CDS encoding GNAT family N-acetyltransferase; its protein translation is MIVNFDDKYTDGIIKLWNTVAVKDGYVELNHKNFESFFTNNPYFKSENTFILHRDGIDGFACGCTGDDLPLGDTSGYITCIILSTEAQTLSNFLNLTNALEISFKKQGKKQSEVLFFNPMMLPWYIPNTQKHQHNNAPGAPIDGYFYKFLLEAGYMERTRECAMYMNLKEFKLPEDILKKERKLLDLNYEVNLFDSDRHFGVKEMLKGLNNPLWKQEVSNCTGNGIPIIIAAKNREVVGFAGPVIRQETGRGYFAGIGVQKEHEGHGLGSVLFFKLCEALKNINAEYMSLYTGLSNPAIKIYKKAGFIPVREFAVMRKEL
- a CDS encoding PIG-L deacetylase family protein, which produces MKEQKITILAIGGHVGDMELTAGGILSTHALKGDNIVTLALTAGEKGAPENMDLADYRSQKVREAETFAKMLGGRAIVFDYPDGELPDNEQVQFEVCDVIREVKPNVIITHFKNSMHKDHMTTNKIVNNARFYAGNKFFVRKNPSFFASKLYFAENWEDAVDFKPYVYVDISMGFELWQKAVASHWFVTGSKSFPYLEYYTHLSRVRGIEAHIGRAECFSVPEETMKLIKDTL
- a CDS encoding exo-beta-N-acetylmuramidase NamZ domain-containing protein, whose amino-acid sequence is MKIVVNNGIDNLEKYAEIFKGKRLGLITGPTGVNKKLVSTIDILHEKYNLVALYSPEHGVRGDIQAGVKVDDYVDPSTGIPVYSLYGDKKKITKEMLSNIDLLVFDIQDVGVRFYTYLYTLTYAMESCNENGKPIVVLDRINPLGGNIVQGNMLELGFESFVGKYPIPTRYGLTIGEFALYINSKFEINADLTVVPCTGWSRDLYYDQTDLVWVQPSPNIPTIDSAFIYSGTCIFEGTNLSEGRGTTKPFEIIGAPWLNNKKLIEIMNLKNYQGVMFREVYFTPTFSKHVNILCSGIQIHVTDRDKFNPFKLSLDILLEIKAMHNREFDYILPYASGAQPFINLITGSDKVMNHKGSLDELFGKMNVNFYEYLIEKKLYKLY
- a CDS encoding glycoside hydrolase family 3 protein, yielding MSTKLNELTLDQKIGQLLLVGFPRSVLNEDFKELIKNYHIGNVIVFQRNIKDSLQLAGLDNSIQKLMDKHNSVPAFIGIDQEGGMVTRLFKKATFFPGNMAIAAGIPWEEAFELGAAVGEELHDVGVNMNFAPVLDVNNNPGNPVIGVRSYGDSPERVAQYGKHLYKGLQSEKVLSCGKHFPGHGNTNVDSHFGIPIISSDLSELKKVELVPFIEAINSGIDGIMTSHILFSALEKNNLPATLSKTILTGLLKEELGFKGLVITDCMEMKAINDNYGIEDAVIKALNAGADLLCISHTKELQIGAFNAIKKAVEAGIISNESLDSKVEKILYFKEKYDLYNWRNLSGKINEEQLKRHSKLAAAISEKSITLIKDQKLLLPLKNEGLISITPISQATSIADDEIEKANLGKVLESEIGCEYINYDLKEIDEDYIISKVSNKKTIVFGSYNMNLNKSQKNLLNRLIASGKDIVLVALRNPYDISDYINEISTILCTYEYTKLSVSSLVKVLKGEISSKGRLPIKVENY